In Haliaeetus albicilla chromosome 14, bHalAlb1.1, whole genome shotgun sequence, one genomic interval encodes:
- the LRRC4 gene encoding leucine-rich repeat-containing protein 4, whose translation MKLLWQVTVHHHRRRRAWRAALVSYLTVHAWILYVAAASPGPQSCPSVCSCSNQFSKVVCTRRGLAEVPPGIPSNTRYLNLMENNIQMIQADTFRHLHHLEVLQLGRNAIRQIEVGAFNGLASLNTLELFDNWLTVIPSGAFEYLSKLRELWLRNNPIESIPSYAFNRVPSLMRLDLGELKKLEYISEGAFEGLYNLKYLNLGMCNIKDMPNLTPLVGLEELEMSGNNFPEIKPGSFHGLKSLKKLWIMNSQINLIERNAFDDLTALVELNLAHNNLSSLPHDLFAPLRYLVELHLHHNPWDCDCDILWLSWWLREYIPTNSTCCGRCHAPLHMRGRFLVEVDQTSFQCSAPFIMDAPMDLNISEGRVAELKCRTPSMSSVRWLLPNGTVLSHASSHPRISVLNDGTLNFSHVLLTDTGVYTCMVTNVAGNSNASAYLNVSTAELNTSNYSFFTTVTVETTEISPEDISPKFTKPVPTTSTGYQPAYTTTTTVLVQTTRTPKQVAVPTADSGDKMQTSLDEVMKTTKIIIGCFVAVTLLAAAMLIVFYKLRKRHQQRSTVTAARTVEIIQVDEDIPPAATATAAATAGVSGEGAVVLPAIHDHINYNTYKPAHGAHWTENSLGNSLHPPGTTLSEPYIIQTHTKEKVQETQI comes from the coding sequence ATGAAGCTCTTGTGGCAGGTAACTGTGCaccaccaccgccgccgccgcgcctgGAGAGCTGCCCTGGTCTCCTACCTGACGGTACACGCGTGGATCCTATACgtcgccgccgcctcccccggaccccagagctgcccctcCGTTTGCTCCTGCAGTAACCAGTTCAGCAAGGTGGTCTGCACCCGTCGCGGCCTCGCCGAGGTCCCCCCCGGCATCCCCTCCAACACGCGGTACCTCAACCTCATGGAGAACAACATCCAGATGATCCAGGCGGACACTTTCCGCCACCTGCATCACCTGGAGgtcctgcagctgggcaggaACGCCATCCGGCAGATCGAGGTGGGGGCTTTCAACGGGCTGGCCAGCCTCAACACCTTGGAGCTCTTTGACAACTGGTTGACCGTCATCCCCAGCGGGGCCTTCGAGTACCTCTCCAAGCTGCGGGAGCTGTGGTTGAGGAACAACCCCATCGAGAGCATCCCCTCGTACGCCTTCAACCGGGTGCCCTCCCTCATGCGCCTGGACCTGGGCGAGCTGAAGAAGCTGGAGTACATCTCCGAGGGGGCTTTCGAGGGGTTGTACAACCTCAAGTACCTGAACCTGGGGATGTGCAACATTAAGGACATGCCCAACCTGACGCCCTtggtggggctggaggagctggagatgTCGGGCAACAACTTCCCCGAGATCAAACCGGGCTCCTTCCATGGGCTCAAGTCCCTCAAAAAGCTCTGGATTATGAACTCGCAGATCAACCTGATCGAGCGGAACGCCTTCGACGACCTGACAGCGCTGGTGGAGCTCAACCTGGCCCACAACaacctctcctccctgccccacgaCCTCTTCGCCCCGCTGCGGTACCTGGTGGAGCTCCACCTGCACCACAACCCCTGGGACTGCGACTGCGACATCCTCTGGCTGTCGTGGTGGTTGCGGGAGTACATCCCCACCAACTCCACCTGCTGCGGGCGCTGCCATGCCCCCCTGCACATGCGGGGCAGGTTCCTGGTGGAGGTGGACCAGACCTCCTTCCAGTGCTCGGCGCCCTTCATCATGGACGCCCCCATGGACCTCAACATCTCCGAGGGGCGGGTGGCCGAGCTCAAGTGTCGAACTCCTTCCATGTCCTCCGTTAGGTGGTTGCTGCCTAACGGGACGGTCCTGAGCCACGCGTCCAGCCACCCGCGCATCTCCGTCCTCAACGATGGCACCTTGAACTTCTCCCACGTCCTGTTGACGGACACCGGGGTTTACACCTGCATGGTGACCAACGTGGCGGGGAACTCCAACGCCTCGGCCTACCTCAACGTGAGCACGGCCGAGCTCAACACCTCCAACTACAGCTTCTTCACCACCGTCACGGTGGAGACCACTGAGATCTCCCCGGAAGACATCTCCCCCAAGTTCACCAAGCCCGTGCCCACCACGTCGACGGGCTACCAGCCGGCgtacaccaccaccaccaccgtcCTGGTCCAGACCACGCGGACGCCCAAGCAGGTGGCGGTACCCACCGCCGACTCTGGCGACAAGATGCAGACCAGCCTGGACGAGGTGATGAAGACCACCAAGATCATCATCGGTTGCTTCGTGGCGGTGACGCTCCTGGCCGCGGCCATGCTCATCGTCTTCTACAAACTCCGGAAGCGGCACCAGCAACGCAGCACCGTGACGGCTGCCCGGACGGTCGAGATCATCCAGGTGGACGAGGACATCCCGCCGGCGGCGACGGCGACCGCGGCGGCCACCGCCGGCGTATCAGGTGAGGGGGCAGTCGTGCTGCCCGCCATTCATGACCACATTAACTACAACACCTACAAACCGGCACACGGGGCCCACTGGACAGAAAACAGCTTGGGGAACTCTCTGCACCCCCCCGGGACCACCCTCTCTGAACCCTATATAATTCAGACCCACACCAAGGAGAAAGTACAGGAAACCCAgatatga